The Pantoea sp. At-9b genome includes a window with the following:
- a CDS encoding DUF4156 domain-containing protein, whose protein sequence is MRINLLLGLAVGSLLLAGCSSSNQLSAGGERVTFVDQQPGSQCQLLGNVTGSQSNWLSGSGGEGSSLRGAANDLRNRAAEMGGNTIYGATSPTQNLLSAFAPLDSKMTGQVYKCP, encoded by the coding sequence ATGCGGATTAACCTCTTGCTCGGACTGGCAGTCGGTAGTTTACTGCTGGCGGGTTGCAGCAGCTCAAATCAACTGAGTGCTGGCGGCGAGCGCGTGACTTTCGTCGATCAGCAACCGGGCAGCCAATGTCAGCTTCTGGGAAATGTCACCGGTTCACAGAGCAACTGGCTGAGTGGCTCTGGCGGTGAAGGCAGTTCACTGCGCGGTGCAGCCAACGACCTGCGCAACCGCGCGGCAGAAATGGGCGGCAACACGATTTATGGCGCGACCAGCCCAACGCAGAATCTGCTGTCGGCGTTTGCCCCGCTCGACAGCAAAATGACCGGTCAGGTTTACAAGTGCCCATAA
- the epmB gene encoding EF-P beta-lysylation protein EpmB: MAHIVTLNPPSREDWLQQLADVVTDPAELLQLLALDRHAELAEGTEARRLFALRVPRAFIQRMKIGDAQDPLLLQVLTSRQEFNDAPGYSTDPLDEQSSVVPGLLHKYRNRALLLVKGGCAVNCRYCFRRHFPYQDNQGNKRNWQAAIDYIADHPELDEIIFSGGDPLMAKDHELAWLIEALEKLPHLKRLRIHSRLPVVIPARITEGLCQLLANTRLQVLLVSHINHAQEIDDELRYGMQMLKRAGVTLLNQSVLLRGVNDKAQQLADLSNALFDAGILPYYLHVLDKVQGAAHFFVPDDEARALVRELLTMVSGYMVPKLAREIGGEPSKTPLDLQLRQE; the protein is encoded by the coding sequence ATGGCACACATTGTAACCCTAAATCCCCCTTCCAGAGAAGATTGGTTGCAGCAACTTGCTGATGTTGTCACCGATCCTGCTGAATTACTGCAACTTTTAGCTCTCGATCGCCATGCTGAATTGGCCGAAGGCACTGAAGCAAGGCGGCTTTTCGCCCTGCGCGTACCCCGCGCGTTCATTCAGCGCATGAAAATCGGCGATGCCCAGGACCCGCTACTGTTGCAAGTGTTGACCAGCCGTCAGGAGTTCAATGATGCGCCAGGTTACAGCACCGACCCGCTGGATGAACAAAGCAGCGTGGTGCCGGGTTTACTGCATAAGTATAGAAACCGCGCGCTGTTGTTGGTAAAAGGCGGCTGCGCCGTCAATTGCCGCTACTGCTTCCGTCGCCACTTCCCGTATCAGGATAATCAGGGCAACAAACGTAACTGGCAGGCCGCCATTGACTACATTGCCGATCATCCTGAGCTGGATGAGATCATTTTTTCTGGCGGCGATCCGCTGATGGCCAAAGATCATGAACTGGCCTGGCTGATTGAGGCACTGGAGAAACTCCCGCATCTGAAACGTCTGCGTATTCACAGCCGCCTGCCTGTGGTGATTCCGGCGCGAATTACCGAGGGATTATGCCAGTTGCTGGCCAATACCCGCTTGCAGGTACTGCTGGTGAGCCATATCAACCATGCGCAAGAGATCGATGATGAATTGCGTTACGGCATGCAAATGCTAAAACGTGCGGGCGTCACTCTGCTGAATCAGAGCGTACTGCTGCGTGGCGTTAACGATAAGGCGCAGCAGCTGGCCGACCTCAGCAACGCGCTGTTTGATGCGGGCATTCTGCCTTATTACCTGCACGTACTGGATAAGGTACAGGGTGCAGCGCACTTCTTTGTGCCGGATGATGAGGCCCGTGCGCTGGTACGCGAGCTGCTGACGATGGTGTCAGGGTATATGGTACCCAAGCTGGCGCGTGAAATCGGTGGGGAACCGAGTAAAACGCCACTCGATTTGCAGTTGCGTCAGGAATAA
- the efp gene encoding elongation factor P: protein MATYLSNDFRSGLKIMFEGEPYAIESSEFVKPGKGQAFARVKMRRLLTGSRVEKTFKSTDSAEGADVKDMTLQYSYNDGDFFYFMHPESFEQYQVEAKVLDEVQKWLQDNADCIVTLWNDKAIAVQPPNFIEAEVIETDPGLKGDTAGTGGKPATLATGAVVKVPLFVQIGEVVKVDTRSGEYVSRVK, encoded by the coding sequence ATGGCGACTTATCTTAGCAACGATTTTCGTTCCGGTCTTAAAATCATGTTCGAAGGCGAGCCGTATGCCATCGAATCCAGTGAGTTCGTTAAGCCGGGTAAAGGCCAGGCATTCGCACGCGTTAAAATGCGTCGTCTGCTGACCGGTTCTCGTGTTGAGAAAACCTTCAAATCTACCGACTCTGCCGAAGGCGCAGACGTGAAGGATATGACGCTGCAGTACTCATACAACGACGGCGATTTCTTCTACTTTATGCACCCGGAAAGCTTCGAGCAGTATCAGGTTGAAGCTAAAGTTCTGGATGAAGTCCAGAAGTGGTTGCAGGACAACGCTGATTGTATCGTTACCCTGTGGAACGATAAAGCCATTGCCGTTCAGCCGCCGAACTTCATCGAAGCTGAAGTTATCGAAACCGATCCAGGCCTGAAGGGTGATACCGCAGGTACTGGTGGTAAGCCGGCTACGCTGGCAACTGGCGCAGTAGTTAAAGTGCCGTTGTTCGTGCAGATTGGCGAAGTCGTGAAAGTGGATACCCGCTCTGGCGAATACGTGTCTCGCGTAAAATAA
- a CDS encoding entericidin A/B family lipoprotein yields the protein MKKLAKFVAFALLVSSALSACNTFHGFGEDVSHLGGAISRAAK from the coding sequence ATGAAAAAGTTGGCAAAATTCGTCGCCTTTGCGTTGCTGGTCTCCTCGGCTTTAAGTGCCTGCAACACTTTCCACGGCTTCGGTGAAGATGTCTCCCATCTGGGTGGCGCAATTTCACGGGCCGCTAAGTAA
- a CDS encoding entericidin A/B family lipoprotein, whose translation MLKKSIVAIFSVLVLSSLLSACNTTRGVGEDVEAGGKAIQRTAQ comes from the coding sequence ATGTTAAAGAAAAGTATTGTCGCGATTTTCTCCGTACTGGTGCTTTCCTCACTGCTTTCTGCCTGCAACACCACCCGTGGTGTAGGGGAAGACGTAGAAGCAGGCGGCAAGGCAATTCAACGCACCGCGCAGTAA
- the epmA gene encoding elongation factor P--(R)-beta-lysine ligase — translation MSETASWQPSAPIANLLKRAAIMAEIRRFFADRGVLEVDTPAMSQATITDIHLVPFQTRFVGPGASEGRDLWLMTSPEYHMKRLLAAGSGPIYQLGRSFRNEEAGRHHNPEFTMLEWYRPHYDMYRLMNEVDDLLQQVLECDSAESLSYQQAFIRHLELDPLSADKAQLREAAEKLGDGELARDEDDRDTLLQLLFMLGVEPKIGIDKPTFVYHFPASQAALAEISTEDHRVAERFEVYYKGVELANGFRELTDSREQRQRFEQDNRRRAARGLPQHPIDTNLLDALKHGMPACSGVALGVDRLIMLALKASSLSEVIAFPVDRS, via the coding sequence ATGAGCGAAACGGCAAGCTGGCAGCCGAGCGCACCCATTGCCAATTTGTTGAAACGTGCCGCTATTATGGCGGAAATTCGACGTTTCTTTGCCGATCGCGGCGTGCTGGAGGTCGATACCCCGGCGATGAGCCAGGCGACCATCACGGACATCCATCTGGTGCCCTTCCAGACGCGTTTTGTTGGCCCCGGAGCCAGCGAAGGGCGCGACCTGTGGCTGATGACCAGCCCGGAATACCATATGAAGCGCCTGCTGGCGGCGGGGAGCGGCCCGATCTACCAGCTGGGACGTAGTTTCCGTAATGAAGAAGCCGGACGACATCACAATCCTGAATTCACCATGCTGGAGTGGTATCGTCCGCACTACGATATGTATCGCCTGATGAATGAGGTCGACGACCTGCTGCAACAGGTGCTGGAGTGCGATAGCGCAGAATCCCTTTCGTACCAGCAGGCGTTTATTCGTCACCTCGAGCTGGACCCGCTGTCTGCGGATAAAGCTCAACTGCGCGAAGCGGCAGAAAAACTGGGTGACGGCGAACTGGCACGCGATGAAGACGATCGCGACACCCTGCTGCAATTGCTGTTCATGCTGGGTGTCGAGCCGAAAATTGGCATCGATAAGCCCACCTTTGTCTACCACTTCCCGGCCAGCCAGGCGGCACTGGCGGAGATCAGTACCGAAGATCACCGCGTCGCAGAGCGTTTTGAGGTGTATTACAAAGGGGTGGAGTTGGCGAACGGTTTCCGTGAGTTAACTGACAGTCGTGAGCAACGTCAGCGTTTTGAGCAGGATAACCGTCGGCGCGCGGCGCGTGGCTTGCCACAGCATCCGATCGACACCAACCTGCTGGATGCGTTAAAGCACGGTATGCCAGCCTGCTCAGGTGTGGCGCTGGGTGTGGATCGTTTGATCATGCTGGCGCTGAAGGCCAGCTCGTTAAGTGAAGTGATCGCCTTCCCGGTCGATCGCAGCTAG
- the degS gene encoding outer membrane-stress sensor serine endopeptidase DegS, with protein sequence MFLKLLRSVVMGLIVAGILLAAIPTLRKGTSALIEHDSSNDEAPFSFNQGVRRAVPAVVNVYNRSAQGNNNHGITTLGSGVIMNVKGYILTNKHVINNADQIIVALQDGRFFEATLVGSDAMTDLAVLKITATNLPIIPINAKRVPHIGDVVMAIGNPYNLGQTVTQGIISATGRVGLSSSGRQNFLQTDASINQGNSGGALINSLGELMGINTLTFDKSNDGETPEGIGFAIPTALATKIMDKLIRDGRVIRGFIGITGRELPPLHGQGSTLDRVQGIIVSKVTPGGPAERAGIQPNDVLLSVNGKPAVSAQETMDQVAEIRPGSVIDVQVLRNEQKMSLPVTIEEFPQSGN encoded by the coding sequence ATGTTTCTTAAACTTTTGCGTTCTGTGGTGATGGGCCTGATCGTTGCGGGCATTCTGCTGGCAGCGATCCCAACACTTCGTAAGGGCACCAGCGCCCTGATTGAACATGACAGCAGCAATGATGAGGCACCCTTCAGTTTTAACCAGGGTGTGCGTCGTGCTGTGCCTGCGGTGGTCAACGTCTATAACCGCAGCGCACAAGGCAACAATAATCACGGTATCACCACGCTGGGTTCTGGCGTGATCATGAACGTAAAAGGCTACATTCTTACCAATAAGCACGTGATTAATAACGCTGACCAGATCATCGTCGCGCTTCAGGATGGCCGCTTCTTTGAAGCGACATTGGTCGGCTCCGATGCCATGACCGATCTGGCCGTACTGAAAATCACCGCCACCAATCTGCCAATTATCCCGATTAACGCGAAACGCGTTCCACACATTGGCGACGTGGTGATGGCGATTGGCAACCCTTATAACCTCGGTCAGACCGTGACCCAGGGCATTATCAGCGCCACCGGACGTGTCGGCCTCAGTTCCTCAGGCCGTCAAAACTTCCTGCAAACCGATGCCTCGATCAACCAGGGCAACTCAGGCGGCGCACTGATCAACTCGCTGGGTGAACTGATGGGTATCAATACCCTGACGTTCGATAAAAGCAATGATGGCGAGACGCCGGAAGGGATTGGTTTTGCCATTCCGACCGCACTGGCGACCAAAATCATGGATAAGCTGATTCGTGATGGCCGGGTGATTCGCGGTTTTATCGGCATTACCGGGCGTGAACTGCCGCCGTTACATGGTCAGGGCAGCACCCTCGATCGCGTGCAAGGCATCATTGTAAGTAAAGTGACACCGGGTGGCCCCGCCGAACGTGCCGGTATTCAGCCTAACGATGTGTTGCTCAGCGTCAACGGTAAACCGGCGGTTTCCGCACAGGAAACCATGGATCAGGTGGCGGAGATTCGCCCGGGTTCAGTGATTGATGTGCAGGTACTGCGTAACGAACAGAAGATGAGTTTGCCGGTCACCATCGAGGAATTCCCACAGAGCGGCAATTAA
- the degQ gene encoding serine endoprotease DegQ, producing MKKQARLLSALALSIGMSLAATPAALATLPAQIQGQPLPSLAPMLEKVLPAVVSVHVEGTETAAQGQDLPEPLKRFFGQMPGQNQPQPFEGLGSGVIIDAAKGYILTNNHVVNGADKISVQLSDGNEYDAKLIGHDEQTDIALIQVQGVKNLTQVKIADSDTLKVGDFAVAIGNPFGLGQTATSGIISALGRSGLNLEGLENFIQTDAAINRGNSGGALVNLNGELIGINTAILASSGGNIGIGFAIPSNMAMNLAQQLIQFGEVKRGQLGIKGTEMTADMAKAFNVDAQRGAFVSEVLPKSAAEKAGIKAGDIITSVNDKAITSFAELRVKIGTTPPGQQVKLGLLRDGKPITVNVTLDQSAQTTASAQLLSPALQGATLSDGTTKTGDKGVKVDTIEKGTPAEQVGLQKDDVIVGVNRNRVENLAEMRKVLEAKPPVLALNVMRGDESIYLLLR from the coding sequence ATGAAAAAACAAGCACGACTGTTAAGCGCATTAGCCTTGAGCATTGGGATGAGTCTGGCCGCCACCCCGGCTGCCCTGGCGACTCTCCCGGCGCAAATCCAGGGACAGCCACTGCCGAGCCTGGCTCCGATGCTGGAAAAAGTGTTGCCTGCGGTGGTCAGTGTCCATGTAGAAGGCACTGAAACCGCTGCCCAGGGGCAGGATTTACCTGAACCGCTGAAACGCTTCTTTGGCCAGATGCCGGGACAAAATCAACCGCAGCCTTTCGAAGGACTGGGGTCAGGTGTGATTATCGACGCCGCCAAAGGTTACATCCTGACCAACAACCACGTCGTCAATGGCGCAGACAAAATCAGCGTGCAACTAAGCGATGGCAACGAATATGACGCCAAACTGATCGGTCATGACGAGCAGACCGATATTGCGTTGATCCAGGTACAGGGCGTGAAAAACCTGACACAGGTGAAAATCGCGGATTCTGACACGCTGAAAGTGGGTGACTTCGCCGTCGCCATTGGTAACCCGTTTGGCCTCGGTCAGACCGCCACCTCAGGCATTATCTCGGCACTGGGTCGTAGTGGCCTGAATCTGGAAGGGTTGGAAAACTTTATCCAGACCGATGCCGCGATTAACCGGGGCAACTCTGGCGGGGCGCTGGTAAATCTGAATGGTGAGCTGATCGGCATCAACACCGCGATTCTGGCCTCCAGCGGTGGCAATATCGGTATCGGCTTCGCTATCCCAAGTAATATGGCGATGAATCTGGCGCAGCAGCTGATTCAGTTTGGCGAAGTCAAACGTGGGCAGTTGGGCATCAAAGGCACCGAAATGACCGCCGATATGGCGAAAGCCTTTAATGTCGATGCACAGCGCGGGGCATTCGTCTCCGAAGTGCTGCCAAAATCAGCGGCGGAGAAAGCCGGGATTAAAGCTGGCGATATCATCACGTCTGTGAACGACAAAGCGATCACCAGCTTTGCCGAATTGCGGGTGAAAATCGGCACCACGCCACCGGGACAACAGGTCAAACTGGGTCTGCTGCGCGATGGTAAACCGATCACCGTCAACGTCACGCTGGACCAGAGCGCGCAAACTACCGCCAGCGCACAGCTGCTGTCACCGGCCTTGCAGGGTGCCACCCTCAGTGACGGTACCACCAAAACCGGTGATAAAGGCGTGAAAGTCGATACCATCGAAAAAGGCACACCAGCCGAACAGGTGGGTCTGCAAAAAGATGATGTGATTGTGGGTGTGAACCGCAACCGGGTGGAAAACCTCGCGGAGATGCGCAAAGTGCTGGAGGCAAAACCGCCGGTGCTGGCACTGAATGTGATGCGCGGCGACGAAAGTATCTACCTGCTATTGCGATAA
- the zapG gene encoding Z-ring associated protein ZapG — translation MTWEYGLIGLVIGIIVGAVAMRFGNKKLREQRTMQYELEKSKAELADYREELTNHFARSAELLDNMARDYRQLYQHMAKGSNDLLPNLPGEKNPFAYQLTEAEADNDQAPVQIPRDYSDGASGLLRGGDRAPRN, via the coding sequence ATGACCTGGGAATACGGGCTGATTGGTTTAGTGATTGGCATTATTGTCGGCGCAGTCGCAATGCGTTTTGGCAACAAAAAACTGCGCGAACAGCGCACCATGCAGTACGAACTGGAAAAATCCAAAGCAGAGCTGGCGGATTACCGTGAAGAGCTGACCAACCATTTTGCCCGCAGTGCAGAATTGCTGGATAACATGGCGCGTGATTACCGCCAGCTGTATCAGCATATGGCCAAAGGGTCTAACGACCTGCTGCCAAACCTGCCTGGCGAGAAAAACCCGTTTGCCTACCAGCTAACGGAAGCCGAAGCGGACAACGATCAGGCACCGGTACAGATTCCGCGTGATTACTCCGACGGCGCATCCGGTCTGTTACGTGGCGGCGATCGCGCACCGCGTAATTAA
- the zapE gene encoding cell division protein ZapE yields MQTSSPHARYEQALSQGEFRPDDVQREAITRLDAIQQGLVARQHTTPPASKGLFGRLSKLMNKEKSSKEAPVRGLYMWGGVGRGKTWVMDLFFQSIPGDRKLRLHFHRFMLRVHEELTQLQGHSDPLLIVADRFKAETDILCFDEFFVSDITDAMLLGTLMEALFERGIALVATSNIPPDDLYRNGLQRARFLPAIEQIKRHCDVMNVDAGIDYRLRTLTSAHLWSFPLDDATHAEMERMFRALSGKPRDDAPVLEINHRQMPTLGVQDGVLAIDFLTLCGEGRSQHDYIELSRRFHSVLLYDVPVMIYKTEDQARRFLALVDEFYERHVKLVVAAETSLFEIYQGTRLKFEYQRCLSRLQEMQSEEYLRLPHLP; encoded by the coding sequence ATGCAAACCTCATCTCCGCATGCGCGCTATGAGCAAGCGCTGTCGCAGGGCGAATTTCGCCCGGATGACGTACAACGGGAAGCCATCACCCGCTTAGATGCCATTCAGCAAGGATTGGTCGCGCGCCAGCACACCACGCCGCCCGCCAGTAAAGGCCTGTTTGGCCGTCTGTCTAAGCTGATGAACAAAGAAAAGAGCAGCAAAGAAGCGCCAGTACGCGGCCTGTATATGTGGGGCGGGGTCGGGCGTGGCAAAACCTGGGTGATGGACCTGTTTTTTCAGTCTATTCCTGGCGACCGCAAATTGCGCCTGCACTTTCACCGTTTTATGCTGCGCGTCCATGAAGAACTGACGCAATTGCAGGGGCACAGTGACCCGCTGCTGATTGTTGCGGACCGCTTCAAAGCGGAAACCGATATTCTGTGCTTTGACGAATTCTTCGTCTCCGATATCACTGATGCCATGCTGCTTGGCACATTGATGGAAGCGCTGTTTGAGCGAGGTATTGCGCTGGTTGCCACCTCGAATATCCCGCCGGACGACCTTTACCGCAACGGTTTGCAGCGCGCGCGCTTTTTACCGGCGATTGAGCAGATCAAGCGCCATTGCGATGTGATGAACGTTGATGCCGGTATCGATTATCGCCTGCGTACCCTGACGTCAGCGCATTTGTGGAGCTTCCCGCTCGATGATGCCACGCATGCGGAAATGGAGCGGATGTTCCGTGCGCTGTCAGGCAAGCCGCGTGATGATGCGCCAGTGCTGGAGATTAACCATCGTCAGATGCCGACACTGGGGGTACAGGATGGCGTTTTGGCCATTGATTTCCTGACGTTGTGCGGCGAAGGACGCAGCCAGCATGACTATATCGAGCTGTCGCGCCGTTTCCACAGCGTGTTGCTGTATGATGTGCCAGTGATGATCTACAAGACAGAAGACCAGGCTCGCCGTTTCCTCGCACTGGTGGATGAGTTCTACGAACGTCATGTGAAGCTGGTGGTGGCGGCGGAAACCTCGTTGTTTGAGATTTATCAGGGCACGCGCCTGAAGTTTGAATATCAGCGCTGCCTGTCGCGTTTGCAGGAGATGCAGAGCGAAGAGTACCTGCGCCTGCCGCATTTACCCTGA
- the rplM gene encoding 50S ribosomal protein L13, whose amino-acid sequence MKTFTAKPETVQRDWYVVDATGKTLGRLATELARRLRGKHKAEYTPHVDTGDYIIVLNAEKVAVTGNKRNDKIYYHHTGHIGGIKQATFEEMIARRPERVIEIAVKGMLPKGPLGRAMYRKLKVYAGNEHNHAAQQPQVLDI is encoded by the coding sequence ATGAAAACTTTTACAGCTAAACCAGAAACCGTCCAACGTGACTGGTATGTTGTTGACGCAACTGGCAAAACCTTGGGTCGCCTGGCGACTGAACTGGCGCGCCGTCTGCGTGGTAAGCACAAAGCGGAATATACTCCGCACGTTGATACCGGTGATTACATCATCGTTCTGAACGCAGAAAAAGTTGCTGTAACTGGCAACAAGCGTAATGACAAGATTTACTATCACCACACTGGTCACATCGGTGGTATCAAGCAGGCGACCTTCGAAGAGATGATTGCCCGCCGTCCTGAGCGTGTGATTGAAATCGCGGTTAAAGGCATGCTGCCGAAAGGCCCGCTGGGTCGTGCTATGTACCGTAAACTGAAAGTTTACGCAGGCAACGAGCACAACCATGCGGCGCAGCAACCGCAAGTTCTTGACATTTAA
- the rpsI gene encoding 30S ribosomal protein S9, translating to MAETQNYGTGRRKSSSARVFIKPGSGNIVINQRSLEQYFGRETARMVVRQPLELVDLVGKLDLYITVKGGGISGQAGAIRHGITRALMEYDESLRSELRKAGFVTRDARQVERKKVGLRKARRRPQFSKR from the coding sequence ATGGCTGAAACTCAAAACTACGGCACTGGTCGCCGCAAAAGCTCATCCGCTCGCGTCTTCATCAAGCCGGGTAGCGGTAATATCGTAATTAACCAGCGCTCTCTGGAGCAGTACTTCGGTCGCGAGACTGCACGCATGGTCGTGCGTCAGCCGCTGGAGCTGGTTGATCTGGTTGGTAAACTGGACCTGTACATCACCGTTAAAGGTGGTGGTATCTCTGGTCAGGCAGGTGCGATCCGTCACGGTATCACCCGCGCTCTGATGGAGTACGACGAGTCTCTGCGTTCTGAACTGCGTAAAGCGGGCTTCGTTACCCGTGATGCGCGTCAGGTTGAACGTAAGAAAGTCGGTCTGCGTAAAGCACGCCGTCGTCCGCAGTTCTCCAAACGTTAA